GTCAGCGTCGCGCTGGAGAAGGTCCAGGTCTCTCTGCTGGCCGAGAAGCTGGAGGAACTCCTCACCGAGGCGCAACGGCGGTTCGGCGTCGAGTTGCCCGAGCTGCCGGCCACCGGGATCGCCGACAACGACCCCCTGGACACGCCGGTGGACGAGGAGTTCCGGGTCGGCACCCTGGGCCTGGCGTTCGACGTCGACACGTCGACCGTGGTGATCGAGGCGATCGCCGTGGGCGAGGCGGAGGTCGAGGTCACGCTGGGCGCGGAGGACGACGACGAGGACGACGAGGACGAGGACGACGACGAGCCGGACGACGACCTGGACCGGCTCCGGGTGCGGTTGACCCCGCAGGACACCCGTCGGTTCATCGAGCGGGCCCGCCGGGTGGTCAACGCGGGACGGCAGCCCTGCCCGCTCTGCGGCCAGCCGCTCGACCCGTCCGGCCACCTCTGCCCCCGGCACAACGGCTATCACCGGTGACCTTGTCGGACATCCGGCCCTCCGAGGAGGAGAGCGCTGCGCTGCGGCTGCTCCACGAGGGTGAGTTCGCTCTGGAGGGGCGGCTCGTGGACGCCTCCAACACCACCCTGCGAGGCACGCTGACCCTGGACGGGGTGACCGTCCGCTGCGTCTACAAGCCGGTCCGGGGCGAGCGTCCGCTCTGGGATTTCCCCGACGGCACCCTTGCCGGCCGGGAGGTCGCCGCGTACCTGGTCTCCCGGGCCACCGGCTGGGACCTGGTGCCGCCGACGGTGCTGCGGGACGGGCCGTTCGGCCTCGGCTCCTGCCAGCTCTGGATCGACGAGCCGGCCGATGCCGAGCCGTTGGTCGAGTTCGTGCCGGCGGACGCGGTGCCGCCGCGCTGGTTTCCGATCGCCGCCGCCCGGGACGACGACGGCACCCCGTACGCGCTGGCGCACGCCGACGATCCACGCCTGGCCCGGCTGGCGGTGCTGGACGCAGTGCTCAACAACGCCGATCGCAAGGGCGGGCACGTGCTGGTCGGTCCGGACGACCGGATCTACGGCGTGGACCACGGGGTGACCTTCCACGTGGACGACAAGCTGCGTACGGTGCTCTGGGGCTGGGCCGGCCGGCAGTTGCCGCCGGACGCGACGGGGATGCTCGACGGGCTCTCCCGCCAGGTACACGGACCGCTCGGCGAGGAACTGGCCGCGCACCTGACGCTGACCGAGATCCGCCGGCTGGCGGCCCGGGTGGCGGCGTTGCGGGAGGCCGACCGCTTTCCCCAGCCGTCCGAGGAATGGCCGGCGATGCCCTGGCCGCCCATCTGATCTGCGCTCCCGTCCCCGTACGCGGCCACGCCGTCGGGGAGCCTGTCGGCTTGATCACCAACTCGGGTCGTCCCCGGTGTCGTACGGCTCGTTAGGCTGGCGGGCATGGAGTCATGGGCGGGACACGAGGTGCCACGGCTGCCGGGCAGGGGCGAGCCGCTGACGTTGTTCGACTCGGCGCGGCGCGGTGTCCACCGCAGTGATCCGGAAGGTACGGCGACCATGTACGTCTGCGGCATCACGCCGTACGACGCTACCCATCTCGGGCACGCCGCCACCATGATCACGTTCGATCTCGTCCAGCGAATGTGGCGGGACGCCGGCCGTCCGGTCCGGTACGTGCAGAACGTCACCGACATCGACGACCCGCTGCTGGAACGGGCCGAGCGCGACGGCGAGGACTGGAAGGTCCTGGCGATGCGGGAGACCGCCCTGTTCCGCGAGGACATGGAGGCGCTGCGGATCATCCCACCGGCGCACTACGTCGGCGCGGTCGAGTCGATCCCGGACATCGCCGACCGGGTGTTGCTGCTGCTCAAGGAGGGCGCCGCGTACCGCCTTGACGACGGCACCGGCGACGTCTACTACGACGTCACCGCCACCGGCCGCTTCGGCTACGAGTCCAACCTCTCCCGTGCGGAGATGCTGGAGATCTTCCCGGAACGGGGCGGCGACCCCCAGCGGCCCGGCAAGCGCGACCCTCTCGACCCGTTGCTGTGGCGCGGCGAGCGCCCGGACGAGCCGTCCTGGCCCGGCGGCGACCTGGGCCCGGGACGGCCCGGCTGGCACATCGAGTGCACGGTGATCGCGTTGAACCTGCTCGGTGACCGGATCGACGTCCAGGGCGGCGGCAACGACCTGATCTTCCCGCACCACGAGTGCTCGGCGGCGCACGCCGAGCGGCTCACCGGGCAGGCCCCGTTCGCCACGCACTACGTCCACGCCGGCATGATCGGCCTGGACGGCGAGAAGATGTCCAAGTCCCGGGGGAACCTGGTCTTCGTGTCCCGGCTGCGGGCCGACCGGGTCGACCCGATGGCGGTGCGGCTCGCCCTGATGGCCGGGCACTACCGCGACGACCGCTCCTGGACCGACGACCTGTTCGCCGCCGCCGCAGAGCGGCTGGCCCGCTGGCGGCAGGCCGCCGCCGCCCCCGCCGGGCCGTCCGGCGCGGCGCTGCTGGCCGGGGTACGCGGACGCCTCGCCGACGACCTGGACACCCCGGGGGCGTTGGCGCTGGTCGACCAGTGGGCGGACGGGACGCTGGCCGGCGCGGCCGACGACCCGGACGCCCCGGCACTGGTCACCACGACGGTGGACGCCCTGCTCGGCATCCGCCTCTGACCTGACCGGGGGTATGGCCGCCGGCCGCGTCGGTCGGCGGCCGGCCCGGTGTGCCGGTCAGCCGAGTACGAGCCCCGGGTCGGGATCGGGGTCCGGGGTCGGGCCGGGGACCTTGTACTCCTCGGTGAGCGTGGTCATCGGCCCCGGCCAGGTGGCCTGGGCCACCTCGATCGGCTTGCGCGCGGCGTCGTACGCCACGTGCAGCAGGTGCAGCACCGGCGTGTCCGGCCGAATCTGGAGGGTCTCCGCCTCCTCCCGGCTGGGCTGGCGGGCGCTGATCGTGTCGGTCGCGGTGACGTACCGTCGGCCGGTGGCCTCTTCCGCCTCCTGGTAGAGCGGCCGGCCGAACGCCTCGGCCCGTTCCAGCGAGGTGCCGGCGGTGTCGGTCGGCAGGAACCACGACGCCCCCACCTCGACCGGGGTGTCCTCGGTGCGGACCAGGTGCCGCCGGACCAGCAGTTCGGTGCCGTCCGGTACGCCGAAGACATCGGCCACCTCGGGTGGGGCGGGGGCGCGCCCGACGCCGACCAGGTGTTGCCGGTACCGGGCGGCCAGGTCGGCGTGGTAGCCCCGGAAGCCGCCATAGCGGCCCCGGGAGAGCCGGTTGAGCCGGCGCCGGGTGCCCCGGACGTACGTACCCGAGCCGGGTTTGGTGATCAGGATGCCCTCGACCCGTAGCTGGTCGACGGCGCGCTGGACGGTCTGCTTGGCCACCCCGAACATCTCGGCGATGGCCGGGATGGAGGGCAGCCGCTCGCCGGGCGCCCAGTCCCCGCGCCGCACCCGTGCCTTCAACTGGTCGGCGATCTGGCGGTGCGGGAACTCGGCGGCCCCCGGGTTGATCTGCACGACACTCCTCCCATCCCAGAACAGCTAGGTTCCTAGGATGCGGTAGAGGGTGCTGCCTCCGCCACCCCGCCGCGCCTTCCCAGTCGACAGGAACGGCAGACGCGAACGATCGGCGGGCGAACGACGACGGGCCCGGGACGTCGCACTGACGTCCCGGGCCCGGTCGGCTCGTCGGGGGAGTGGGCGGCTACCAGGAACCGGCGGTCGGCCCGGCGGAACCACCCCGCCGGCGCAGGTACTTCTCGAACTCCTGGGCGATCTCGTCCCCGGTCAACGGGGTAATGCCGGCGTCGCCGACCCGCTCCTCCAGCTCCCGGACGTACTCACCGAGTTCGGCGTCCTGCTCGGCGGCGCTGCGCACCCGCTGCTCCCACTCGGCGGCCTCCTCGGCCAGGTCGGCCATCGGCACCGGCAGGTCGAGCACCTCCTCGACCCGGTGCAGCAGGGCGAGGGTGGCCTTCGGGCAGGGCGGGTTGTTGGCGTAGTGCGGCACGTGCACCCAGAACGAGACCGCGTCGACCTCGGCCCGGGTGCAGGCGTCGTGGAGCACCCCGACGATGCCGGTCGGGCCGTCGTAGCGGGTGGGGGTGAGCTGGTAGCGCTGGGCGGCCTCTGCGTCCGAGGCGCTGCCGCTGATCGGCAGTGGCCGGGTGTACGGCACGTCCGCCAGCAGCGCGCCGAGCAGCACCACCCGCTCGACCTCGAGGCTGTGGCACAACTCCAGCACCTGTTCACAGAAGGTGCGCCAGCGCATGCTCGGCTCGATGCCCCGGATCAGCACCACGTCCCGGTCGGTCCCCTCCGGGCTGGCCACCATGAACCGTGTGGTGGGCCACTCGACCCGCCGGGTCTCGCCCTCGGCCATGGTGATCGTCGGCCGGCTGACCTGGAAGTCGTAGAAGTCCTCCGGATCCAGCTCGGCGACCTGGCGGGCCTCCCAGACCTGCTCCAGGTGCTCCACGGCAGCGGTGGAGGCGTCCGCGGCGTCGTTCCAGCCCTCGAAGGCGGCGATGGCCACCGGAGAGCGCAGCACCGGCAGCCCGTCGAACTCGGTCACGCCGTCACCTCACCCTGCTCGTCCCGGCCGGCACCGGCACCACGCGTGGTGGTGTGACCGTCCCGCGCGGTGGCGTCCCTGTTGTCCCTCACGTCGCCAGCCTACGTGCCGGCGTCGCGTGCGGCCCGTCGGCCGCGCCGGTCGGGGCGGCGGCCGGCCGCCCATGGCGCGCGGACCGGGGCGAACCGGGACGACCAGTCGGCGCGGCGGACGGGTGGGTCGGCGGCAGAATGTGAGAGCGCCGAGTACCGCTCCACCACGACACGAGAGTTCGCACTAACCTGAACGGGTGCGGACCCCGTTGCTGAATGTGCTGTCAGACCGGATCCTCATCGCGGACGGCGCGATGGGGACGATGCTCCAGGCGGCTGACCTGACCCTCGACGACTTCGAGGGCTACGAAGGCTGCAACGAGATCCTCAACGTGACCAGGCCGGACGTGGTGCGTTCGGTGCATGAGGCCTACCTGGCCGCCGGGAGCGACTGCGTCGAGACGAACACCTTCGGCGCGAACCTCGCCAACCTCGCCGAGTACGACATCCAGCACCGCATCCGGGAGCTGTCGGAGGCCGGTGCGCGGATCGCCCGGGAGGCCGCCGACGCGTGGAGCACCGCGGAGCGTCCCCGGTTCGTGATCGGGTCGATCGGCCCCGGCACCAAGCTGCCCACCCTCGGGCACGCGGCGTACGCGACCCTGCGCGACGCGTACCAGGAGAACGCGGCCGGGCTGATCGCCGGTGGCGCGGACGCGCTGATCGTGGAGACCAGCCAGGACCTGCTCCAGGTCAAGGCGGCCGTGGTCGGTTCCCGCCGGGCGATGGCCGAGACCGGGACGACCGTGCCGCTGATCTGCCACGTCACCGTCGAGACCACCGGCACCATGCTGCTGGGCAGCGAGATCGGTGCGGCGCTGACCGCCCTGGAGCCGCTGGGCATCGACCTGATCGGGCTGAACTGCGCCACCGGACCGGCGGAGATGAGCGAGCACCTGCGCTACCTCTCCCAGCACGCCCGGGTGCCGCTGTCGGTGATGCCGAACGCGGGCCTGCCGGTGCTGACCGCCGACGGGGCGGAATACCCGCTCACCCCGGACGAGCTGGCCGACGCGCTGGAGCGCTTCGTCACCGAGTACGGCGTCTCGCTGATCGGCGGCTGCTGCGGCACCACGCCGGAGCACATCCGGGTGGTGTCCGAGCGGCTGCACGGCGTCCGTCCGGCGTCCCGGCAGCCGGTGCAGGAGCCGGGCGTCTCCTCGATCTACCACAACGTGCCCTTCGCCCAGGACGCCACGGTGCTGATGGTGGGGGAGCGGACCAACGCCAACGGCTCCAAGGCGTTCCGTGAGGCGATGCTCGCCGGGGACTGGCAGTCCTGTGTGGAGATCGCCCGGGGGCAGGCCCGGGACGGCTCGCACCTGCTCGACCTCTGCGTGGACTACGTCGGCCGGGACGGTTCGCAGGACATGCGGGAGCTGGCCGGACGGTTCGCCACCGCCTCCACGCTGCCGATCATGCTGGACTCGACCGAGCCGCAGGTCATCGAGGCCGGCCTGGAGATGCTCGGCGGCCGGTGCGTGGTCAACTCGGTCAACTACGAGGACGGCGACGGACCGGAGTCCCGCTTCGGCCGGGTGATGCCGGTGATCCGGGAGCACGGCGCCGCGGTGGTGGTGATGTGCATCGACGAGGAGGGGCAGGCCCGTACCTCGGCCGACAAGGTCCGCATCGCCTCCCGGATCGTCGACGACCTGACCGGCCGGTGGGGCATGCGACTGCCGGACATCATGGTCGACACGCTGACCTTCCCGATCTCCACCGGTCAGGAGGAGACCCGTCGGGACGCGATCGAGACGATCGAGGCGATCCGGGAGATCACCCGCCGGTACCCGGGCATCAACTTCACCCTGGGCGTCTCCAACGTCTCGTTCGGGCTGAACGCGGCGGCCCGGCAGGTGCTCAACTCGGTCTTCCTGCACGAGTGTGTGCAGGCCGGGCTGACCAGCGCGATCGTGCACGCCAGCAAGATCCTGCCGATGACGAAGATCCCGGACGAGCAGCGCGAGGTCGCCCTCGACATGGTCTACGACCGCCGGCGGGAGGGTTACGATCCGCTCCAGCGGTTCATCGACCTCTTCGAGGGGGTGGACGCGGCCTCGGCGCGGGCGTCCCGGGCGGAGGAACTTGCCGCGCTGCCGCTGAACGAGCGGCTCAAGCGGCGGATCATCGACGGGGAGCGCAACGGCCTGGAGGCCGACCTGGAGGCGGCGATGGCCGCCGGCACCGCACCCCTGTTGATCATCAACGACATCCTGCTGGACGGCATGAAGGTGGTCGGCGAGCTGTTCGGCTCCGGCCAGATGCAGCTGCCGTTCGTGCTCCAGTCCGCCGAGGTGATGAAGACCGCGGTGGCGTACCTCGAACCGCACATGGAGAAGGCCGACGACGGCGGCAAGGGCCGGATCGTGCTGGCCACGGTCAAGGGCGACGTCCACGACATCGGCAAGAACCTGGTCGACATCATCCTGTCGAACAACGGCTACGAGGTCGTGAACATCGGCATCAAGCAGCCGGTCAACGCGATCCTGGAGGCCGCCGAGCAGCACCGCGCGGATGCGATCGGCATGTCCGGCCTGCTGGTCAAGAGCACGGTCATCATGAAGGAGAACCTCGCCGAGATGGCGGCCCGGGGCGTCGCCGAGCGGTGGCCGGTGCTGCTGGGCGGCGCGGCGCTGACCCGCGCGTACGTCGAGGACGACCTGCGGGCGATGTTCCCCGGCGACGTGCACTACGCCCGGGACGCGTTCGAGGGCCTGACCCTGATGGACCGGGTGATGACCGCCAAGCGCGGCGGGGCGCCCGTGGTGGACCCGGAGCGGGAGGCGGCGCTGGCGGCCCGGCGGGCGCGCCGCGAGCGGCAGCGGGCGATGGTCACCGAGTCGCTGCCGGAGCTGGACGACGCCTCGGTCCGCTCCGACGTGGCGACCGACGTGGACGTGCCCACCCCGCCGTTCTTCGGCACCCGGGTGGTCAAGGGCCTGCCGCTCGCCGAGTACGCGGCTCTGCTCGACGAGCGGGCGACCTTCCTCGGCCAGTGGGGGCTGCGTGGCTCCCGGGGCGGCGAGGGGCCGTCGTACGAGGAACTGGTGGAGACCGAGGGGCGGCCCCGGCTGCGGTACTGGCTGGACCGGCTCGCCGCCGACAAGGTCCTCGAGGCGGCGGTGGTGTACGGGTACTTCCCGGCCTACGCCGAGGGCAACGACCTCGTGGTGCTGGACGAGAACGGCCAGACCGAGCGGGCCCGGTTCTCGTTCCCCCGGCAGCGGCAGGAGCGCCGGCTCTGCCTGGCCGACTTCTTCAAGCCGCGCGGCGAGCAGTTGGACGTGGTGGCGTTGCAGTTGGTCACTGTCGGGCAGCCGATCAGCGAGTACGCGGCGAAGCTGTTCGCCCGTAACGAGTACCGCGACTACCTCGAGGTGCACGGCCTCTCCGTGCAGCTCACCGAGGCGCTCGCCGAGTACTGGCACCGGCGGGTCCGGTCCGAGCTGGTGCTGCCGTCGGGGCGTACCGTCGCCGACGACGACCCGGCGGACCTGGCCGGGCTGCTGCGCAACGACTACCGGGGCTGCCGGTACGCGTTCGGCTACCCGGCCTGCCCGGACCTGGAGGACCGGGTGAAGATCGTGGATCTACTCGGGGCGGACCGGATCGGGGTACGGCTGTCGGAGGAGTTCCAGTTGGAGCCGGAGCAGGCCACCGACGCGATCGTGGTGCACCACCCGGAGGCGAACTACTTCAACGCCAAGTGACCTGTCGTGGGGCTTGAGCTGCGGAAACGCTGTCCCCGTGGCGCTCTGGGTCGTGGCCAGGCCGTCGGGTCCGGCAGGCCGTGGCCGAAGGCGGCACCGATTGTGCGGCGGGACGGTCCTCGCTGCTCGATAGGAGGTGGGTGTAGACCCGCAGGGTGAAGCCGGGGCCGGCGTGGCTGAGGTGGAGCGTGGCGGTTCGCTCACCGAGGCGGATCGGCGTTAACCAACTCGACGTCCAGCAGATCGGCTGTTTCCTCGACGGTGGCCACAAACTCTTTCGGTGGGATCCTGGCGACGAAGACCTTGCCCAGGTCCTCTGGAAAGGGATGGTCTGCCTGCCAGAACGCGAAGAGGATTACTAGATCGTCGTCCAGGTAGGCGTACATGGAGACGTTGTCGACGGTCTCCCCCCACTGCAAGAACCAGAACTGCTCCCGGAACTCCGTCTCGTCTGTGTGGAGCAGCCGGAAGATCTCCTCCGGCGTGCGGCCCGGGAAGGGACAGGGCTTGACGTCGCGTCGGCGCACCTGTGCCGCGCTCGACCGCACAACGCGGATGAAGAACGGGAGGAAGGCCCAGTCGTCCTCGGTCGTCAGCCTTCTGCCAGCCGCCCACAAGTCGACGACGCGGAGTTGGTGCGGCTCGACCTCGCCGATCTCCACCGCGAACGTGGCCCGGTCACCGAAGCGTCGTGTCATCAGCCCACGGACGCAGTCAAATGGAAGGCCGTGCCTGGCCGGGTGGGTTGCCACCCCTCGGCCAATGCCCTCCGGACAATCACCGCGACCGTCGACGGGAGAACAGGCGCTGCCGGCCCGCCAATCCAGTTGCTTGGATGGTCCTGAGGCATGCTGACCAGCAACAACCTGCCCTTGCAGTCGACCTGTTCCACAGCGACAGCGAGGGGTCGCTCACACAGCCCCTGGGCGTAGGTTGGTCTGCCGCGCACTCGCCACCTGTAGGCGGTCCCGTCAACCGTGATGAGCCGAGAGCCCTTCTTGACCAACGCCATGACGATCCTCCTCGACGTCAGATGACAGTGCCCGTAGCGTGCCCGATGCGGCGGTCAGTACGGGGCAGCAACGGACGCCCGATTGGCGAGGCAGACACGCCGCGTGCCGCCTGACCTCAGGATGTCGCTATGCAGCATCTAGATCAACGCGATTTCCGAGCTGACAGTGCGGGCAGGTCCCGCACCCGGGCGACTCCGGGACCGAAGTGGGGAAGCTGCAGTGCGCGTCATGGTGGGTGACGGAGTACGCGAGATTCACGGCTTGCCGGATGACATGTACGGACACGTCGTCGAGACGGATGGCGCTGTCGTGCAATTCATGCTCGGCGGCGGTCAAGAGCCCGAGACGGTCGACAACGTCGATGCCCACATCTACCTTGATGACGGCGCCCACCGGTACGCCACCTTCTTCACTCTCGACGCAGTAAGAGAAATTCTGAACAAGGACGCCAGGACCGGGGAAACCGGCGGTGGTCGCTACTTCTGGTGTTCTGACCAGGTGATCGTCCCTGAGCCCGGTGTTGCGGCGATGGTGGCAGCGGTTGACGAGATGATCCGTTCTGGCGACATCGAGGTCATGTGCAGCCGAATCGAGGCCCCCGAGGAGGATGGCACTGCCTAATCGTGTCGTCGGGTACGTCCGTCCCGAGTTCGCCTGACCGCGTACGTCAACAAGCGGTACTTGAGGGAGTTGCCATTCGGCACAGGGTCAGGTCGTGGCTGAGGTCGGTGTGGAAAACGAGCCCGTCTGCCTCGAATTCGATGCGGATGGCGGTGATGCGATGTGTGCCTGTTTGAACGCTGAAGCCGATTATGAGCTCGTAGGCGGAGGCGGCGCTTTCTGGCTCGATCATGGCGCCCACA
The nucleotide sequence above comes from Micromonospora pallida. Encoded proteins:
- a CDS encoding DUF3090 domain-containing protein, with amino-acid sequence MTHQVHAFEPPERFVAGTVGPPGERTFFLQARGGGRVVSVALEKVQVSLLAEKLEELLTEAQRRFGVELPELPATGIADNDPLDTPVDEEFRVGTLGLAFDVDTSTVVIEAIAVGEAEVEVTLGAEDDDEDDEDEDDDEPDDDLDRLRVRLTPQDTRRFIERARRVVNAGRQPCPLCGQPLDPSGHLCPRHNGYHR
- a CDS encoding SCO1664 family protein, with protein sequence MTLSDIRPSEEESAALRLLHEGEFALEGRLVDASNTTLRGTLTLDGVTVRCVYKPVRGERPLWDFPDGTLAGREVAAYLVSRATGWDLVPPTVLRDGPFGLGSCQLWIDEPADAEPLVEFVPADAVPPRWFPIAAARDDDGTPYALAHADDPRLARLAVLDAVLNNADRKGGHVLVGPDDRIYGVDHGVTFHVDDKLRTVLWGWAGRQLPPDATGMLDGLSRQVHGPLGEELAAHLTLTEIRRLAARVAALREADRFPQPSEEWPAMPWPPI
- the metH gene encoding methionine synthase, giving the protein MLNVLSDRILIADGAMGTMLQAADLTLDDFEGYEGCNEILNVTRPDVVRSVHEAYLAAGSDCVETNTFGANLANLAEYDIQHRIRELSEAGARIAREAADAWSTAERPRFVIGSIGPGTKLPTLGHAAYATLRDAYQENAAGLIAGGADALIVETSQDLLQVKAAVVGSRRAMAETGTTVPLICHVTVETTGTMLLGSEIGAALTALEPLGIDLIGLNCATGPAEMSEHLRYLSQHARVPLSVMPNAGLPVLTADGAEYPLTPDELADALERFVTEYGVSLIGGCCGTTPEHIRVVSERLHGVRPASRQPVQEPGVSSIYHNVPFAQDATVLMVGERTNANGSKAFREAMLAGDWQSCVEIARGQARDGSHLLDLCVDYVGRDGSQDMRELAGRFATASTLPIMLDSTEPQVIEAGLEMLGGRCVVNSVNYEDGDGPESRFGRVMPVIREHGAAVVVMCIDEEGQARTSADKVRIASRIVDDLTGRWGMRLPDIMVDTLTFPISTGQEETRRDAIETIEAIREITRRYPGINFTLGVSNVSFGLNAAARQVLNSVFLHECVQAGLTSAIVHASKILPMTKIPDEQREVALDMVYDRRREGYDPLQRFIDLFEGVDAASARASRAEELAALPLNERLKRRIIDGERNGLEADLEAAMAAGTAPLLIINDILLDGMKVVGELFGSGQMQLPFVLQSAEVMKTAVAYLEPHMEKADDGGKGRIVLATVKGDVHDIGKNLVDIILSNNGYEVVNIGIKQPVNAILEAAEQHRADAIGMSGLLVKSTVIMKENLAEMAARGVAERWPVLLGGAALTRAYVEDDLRAMFPGDVHYARDAFEGLTLMDRVMTAKRGGAPVVDPEREAALAARRARRERQRAMVTESLPELDDASVRSDVATDVDVPTPPFFGTRVVKGLPLAEYAALLDERATFLGQWGLRGSRGGEGPSYEELVETEGRPRLRYWLDRLAADKVLEAAVVYGYFPAYAEGNDLVVLDENGQTERARFSFPRQRQERRLCLADFFKPRGEQLDVVALQLVTVGQPISEYAAKLFARNEYRDYLEVHGLSVQLTEALAEYWHRRVRSELVLPSGRTVADDDPADLAGLLRNDYRGCRYAFGYPACPDLEDRVKIVDLLGADRIGVRLSEEFQLEPEQATDAIVVHHPEANYFNAK
- a CDS encoding PAC2 family protein: MTEFDGLPVLRSPVAIAAFEGWNDAADASTAAVEHLEQVWEARQVAELDPEDFYDFQVSRPTITMAEGETRRVEWPTTRFMVASPEGTDRDVVLIRGIEPSMRWRTFCEQVLELCHSLEVERVVLLGALLADVPYTRPLPISGSASDAEAAQRYQLTPTRYDGPTGIVGVLHDACTRAEVDAVSFWVHVPHYANNPPCPKATLALLHRVEEVLDLPVPMADLAEEAAEWEQRVRSAAEQDAELGEYVRELEERVGDAGITPLTGDEIAQEFEKYLRRRGGSAGPTAGSW
- the mshC gene encoding cysteine--1-D-myo-inosityl 2-amino-2-deoxy-alpha-D-glucopyranoside ligase, whose translation is MESWAGHEVPRLPGRGEPLTLFDSARRGVHRSDPEGTATMYVCGITPYDATHLGHAATMITFDLVQRMWRDAGRPVRYVQNVTDIDDPLLERAERDGEDWKVLAMRETALFREDMEALRIIPPAHYVGAVESIPDIADRVLLLLKEGAAYRLDDGTGDVYYDVTATGRFGYESNLSRAEMLEIFPERGGDPQRPGKRDPLDPLLWRGERPDEPSWPGGDLGPGRPGWHIECTVIALNLLGDRIDVQGGGNDLIFPHHECSAAHAERLTGQAPFATHYVHAGMIGLDGEKMSKSRGNLVFVSRLRADRVDPMAVRLALMAGHYRDDRSWTDDLFAAAAERLARWRQAAAAPAGPSGAALLAGVRGRLADDLDTPGALALVDQWADGTLAGAADDPDAPALVTTTVDALLGIRL
- a CDS encoding GntR family transcriptional regulator translates to MQINPGAAEFPHRQIADQLKARVRRGDWAPGERLPSIPAIAEMFGVAKQTVQRAVDQLRVEGILITKPGSGTYVRGTRRRLNRLSRGRYGGFRGYHADLAARYRQHLVGVGRAPAPPEVADVFGVPDGTELLVRRHLVRTEDTPVEVGASWFLPTDTAGTSLERAEAFGRPLYQEAEEATGRRYVTATDTISARQPSREEAETLQIRPDTPVLHLLHVAYDAARKPIEVAQATWPGPMTTLTEEYKVPGPTPDPDPDPGLVLG